The window CAAGAATCCGTCGGCCTTGCCATCGTCTCCCGCGAAGCGTTACGGCTTCTCGGCCAGCACCGTCATCTGCGCCTGGCGGTTGAGAAGATGAGCCGCACCATAGAACCCCTTAAGAATCCAGCGCTCCACGAGGCTGGTCTTTATCTTCTCGAGTGGATACTCCACCTTCTCGAATGTGGTCATACGCAGACCGCAGGATTCGAGCGCGCCTCGAAAGGTCTTCTCCGTGAAATACGACCGGTTGGGCTCGATGAAGACCCGCTCCATCGGGTATCGAAACCTTCCGAGGCTCAGCCGGTACGCCAAGCGGGAGACGTCGCCCACGAGGCAATCGAAGTTGTCCGTCGACAGGAGCATCAGGCCTCCGGGGCGGAGCAGTCGGGCCGCCGTTTGCAGATTTTCCCTGGGACGGGTGACATGCTCGATCGAATCCCAGAAGGTAACGACGTCAAATTCCCCGTCTTCACCCGCGAAGTCTTGCAGGTCGCCGTTGAAGACGGTCAATCCGAGCTTTTCGCGTGCAAACTCGGCGGCGAAACGGCTGATCTCGACGCCCTGGGGCTTCCAGCCGCGGCCCGCGGCGATCTTGAGGAAAGTTCCCAGCGCCGACCCGACATCGAGGATTTTCCCGGGCGGAACTCGTTCCTCGATCTTCTGGAGCCACCGGCGGTAAACCGGGGCGCTGGGATCCCGCTCATAATCGTCGAACTGCGCTTCGAACGCCTCCTGCTGCAGCACGCGGTAGTAGTGCTGTGAGAACACGCCCTCTTCGCCGCCTCCGCCGCGAAAACCGGGCTGGTACTC is drawn from Acidobacteriota bacterium and contains these coding sequences:
- a CDS encoding class I SAM-dependent methyltransferase, with product MFELNGYRIAACRECGFEYQPGFRGGGGEEGVFSQHYYRVLQQEAFEAQFDDYERDPSAPVYRRWLQKIEERVPPGKILDVGSALGTFLKIAAGRGWKPQGVEISRFAAEFAREKLGLTVFNGDLQDFAGEDGEFDVVTFWDSIEHVTRPRENLQTAARLLRPGGLMLLSTDNFDCLVGDVSRLAYRLSLGRFRYPMERVFIEPNRSYFTEKTFRGALESCGLRMTTFEKVEYPLEKIKTSLVERWILKGFYGAAHLLNRQAQMTVLAEKP